Proteins from a single region of Pseudomonas sp. 10S4:
- a CDS encoding M20 aminoacylase family protein, protein MDVGHVLPGIAALQDEMIALRHSLHAHPELGFEEFATSERVAECLARWGFQVSTGVGKTGVVGTLKNGEGRSIGLRADMDALPIQETTGLPYASRIDGVMHACGHDGHTATLLAAARHLAQTRAFNGTLQLIFQPAEEGLGGARKMLEDGLLERFPCDAIFAMHNVPGYPVGHLGFYSGPFMASADTVTINIIGNGGHGAVPHKAVDPVVVCSSIVIALQSIVSRNVNPQDVAIITVGSIHAGSASNVIPSTAQMSLSVRALTPEIRQLLEVRITELVNGQAASFGARAEIDYQHCHPVLINHPEPTAFAREVAREWLGEEHLIDSLRPFTASEDFAFILEKCPGSYLVIGNGDGESGCLLHNPGYDFNDACLPIGASYWVKLVESFLS, encoded by the coding sequence ATGGATGTCGGCCATGTCCTGCCTGGTATTGCAGCGCTGCAAGATGAAATGATCGCGTTGCGTCACAGCCTTCACGCGCATCCCGAACTGGGTTTTGAAGAGTTCGCCACCAGCGAGCGCGTTGCTGAGTGTTTGGCCCGTTGGGGCTTCCAGGTCAGCACCGGCGTTGGCAAGACCGGCGTCGTTGGCACCCTGAAAAATGGCGAGGGCCGGTCCATCGGCCTGCGCGCCGATATGGATGCACTACCGATTCAGGAAACCACCGGTTTGCCCTATGCCAGCCGCATCGATGGCGTCATGCATGCCTGCGGCCACGACGGTCATACGGCAACCCTGTTGGCCGCCGCCAGGCACCTGGCGCAGACCCGGGCGTTCAACGGCACGTTGCAGCTGATTTTCCAACCGGCTGAAGAAGGGCTGGGCGGCGCGAGGAAAATGCTCGAGGACGGACTGCTCGAACGGTTCCCCTGTGACGCGATCTTCGCCATGCATAACGTGCCGGGCTATCCCGTCGGGCACCTGGGGTTCTACAGCGGTCCGTTCATGGCGTCTGCCGACACGGTGACGATCAACATCATCGGCAACGGTGGGCATGGCGCGGTGCCGCACAAAGCGGTCGACCCGGTGGTGGTCTGCTCGTCGATTGTGATTGCGCTGCAAAGCATCGTCTCGCGCAACGTCAACCCGCAGGACGTGGCGATTATCACGGTGGGCTCCATCCATGCCGGAAGCGCCTCGAATGTCATCCCGTCCACTGCACAGATGAGCCTGAGCGTACGGGCATTGACCCCCGAGATTCGCCAGTTGCTCGAAGTCAGAATTACCGAGCTGGTCAACGGTCAGGCCGCCAGTTTCGGTGCCCGGGCCGAGATCGATTATCAGCATTGTCATCCGGTGTTGATCAACCATCCCGAGCCCACCGCGTTTGCCCGAGAGGTCGCCCGGGAGTGGCTCGGCGAAGAGCACCTGATCGACAGCCTGCGGCCCTTTACGGCGAGTGAGGATTTTGCCTTCATCCTGGAAAAATGCCCCGGCAGTTACCTCGTAATCGGCAATGGCGATGGCGAAAGCGGCTGCCTGCTGCACAACCCCGGCTACGACTTCAATGATGCTTGCCTGCCAATTGGCGCGAGTTACTGGGTCAAACTGGTCGAAAGTTTTTTGAGTTGA
- a CDS encoding ABC transporter substrate-binding protein — translation MRASLKRSLIGAALTLAVFGSAVPVVQASPDQQFFPLATYRVGAYASSGVQVWAGMLDYLNYINDVEGGINGVKLVWQECETEWTAEKGIECYERFKKGLDGAPVAIYSPNGAPAAYALSERAEVDKIPLITLGYGRTEATDGTVFPYNFPVMLTFYSEASSLINYIAQREGGFDKLKGKKIATVYHDSAYGRETLGPLKLLAEKYGFENIQIPVADPGNEQSAQWRQIRQLNPDWVFLRTWGVSTPVAVKTAARFGFPVDHIVGDIWASSSEDVLPAGAAAKGYLALTPYPAGTDFEIHKRLKQYILDKGKSDLKDLKNFGSVYYNSGLVNAAVMVEAIRTAQGKFGKRPLNGEEGRWGLEHLNIDDARLKDMGYFGLMQNLKLSCKDHEGGGSARVQQWDGANWTLISDWIPADRALLRPLIDEKSAAFAKEKGLTPRTCNGDE, via the coding sequence ATGCGTGCATCCTTGAAACGTTCCCTGATTGGCGCCGCTCTGACGCTGGCAGTTTTCGGCAGTGCAGTCCCGGTAGTCCAGGCCTCGCCAGACCAGCAATTCTTCCCGTTGGCCACTTACCGGGTCGGCGCCTACGCCTCCAGTGGCGTGCAGGTGTGGGCCGGGATGCTCGATTACCTGAACTACATCAACGACGTGGAAGGCGGGATCAACGGCGTCAAACTGGTCTGGCAGGAATGCGAGACCGAGTGGACGGCGGAGAAGGGCATCGAGTGCTATGAGCGCTTCAAGAAAGGCCTGGATGGTGCTCCGGTGGCGATCTATTCCCCCAACGGCGCCCCGGCGGCTTATGCCCTGAGCGAACGGGCGGAGGTCGACAAGATCCCGCTGATCACCCTCGGCTACGGGCGCACGGAAGCCACCGACGGCACGGTGTTCCCCTACAATTTTCCGGTGATGCTGACCTTCTACAGCGAGGCGTCGAGCCTGATCAACTACATCGCCCAACGCGAGGGCGGCTTCGACAAACTCAAGGGCAAGAAAATCGCCACGGTCTACCACGACTCGGCTTACGGCCGGGAAACCCTTGGCCCGCTGAAGTTGCTGGCCGAGAAGTACGGTTTCGAAAACATCCAGATTCCGGTGGCTGATCCGGGTAACGAACAATCGGCGCAATGGCGGCAGATCCGCCAACTCAACCCGGACTGGGTGTTCTTGCGCACCTGGGGTGTGTCGACGCCGGTCGCGGTCAAAACCGCTGCACGTTTTGGCTTCCCGGTGGACCACATCGTCGGCGATATCTGGGCCAGCTCCAGCGAAGACGTGTTGCCCGCAGGTGCCGCCGCCAAAGGTTATCTGGCGCTGACGCCATACCCGGCCGGCACGGATTTCGAGATCCATAAACGCCTCAAGCAGTACATCCTCGACAAGGGCAAAAGCGACCTCAAGGACCTGAAGAATTTCGGCAGCGTCTACTACAACTCCGGGCTGGTGAACGCTGCGGTCATGGTCGAAGCGATCCGCACAGCGCAGGGCAAGTTTGGTAAACGCCCCTTGAATGGCGAAGAAGGTCGCTGGGGCCTGGAACACTTGAATATCGACGACGCGCGGCTCAAGGACATGGGTTACTTCGGGCTGATGCAGAACCTCAAGTTGTCCTGCAAAGATCACGAGGGCGGCGGTTCGGCGCGGGTCCAGCAGTGGGACGGCGCCAACTGGACGCTGATCAGCGACTGGATCCCGGCGGATCGTGCCTTGTTGCGGCCATTGATCGATGAAAAATCAGCGGCGTTCGCCAAGGAAAAAGGCCTGACACCACGCACCTGCAACGGGGATGAATAA
- a CDS encoding LysR family transcriptional regulator — MMTTISCHQGEQMKLHQLQALIASAETGSIRAAARSLEISQAAVTKALRELETSQQLPLFTRTASGLNFTEYGKVLLTHARLVIKQLEHAQTELDHMRGKAQGRLCVGITPWIALTFLPEVVLAFRERMPQIRLELFESLMAVAQPLLRDGSMDFAIGQLHPAQSTQEFACETLLDYQTSVLVRQGHARQNARSIHELLEENWTLNYAPDGHDGLMQELFWQHGAQIDENRIVRAHSLAILQMMVERADMCTWGPSIVSIAPPFLGRVVSLPLTEQFEPRQLSIVTRRNGALSNPAQCFTDCLLQVIRRHARSAKKEDLQLFETLRLRV; from the coding sequence ATGATGACAACCATTAGTTGTCATCAGGGTGAGCAGATGAAACTGCATCAATTACAAGCGCTGATCGCCAGCGCCGAAACCGGCAGCATTCGTGCGGCCGCCCGTTCGCTGGAGATTTCCCAGGCCGCCGTGACCAAAGCGCTGCGGGAGCTGGAAACCAGCCAGCAACTACCGCTGTTCACCCGAACCGCCAGCGGCCTGAACTTCACCGAGTACGGCAAAGTGCTGCTGACCCACGCCCGACTGGTGATCAAGCAACTGGAACACGCGCAAACCGAGCTCGATCACATGCGTGGCAAGGCTCAGGGCCGGCTCTGTGTCGGGATCACGCCGTGGATCGCCCTGACGTTCTTGCCCGAAGTGGTCCTGGCTTTTCGCGAGCGCATGCCGCAAATCCGCCTGGAGTTGTTCGAAAGCCTGATGGCCGTGGCCCAGCCGCTGCTGCGCGATGGCAGCATGGACTTTGCAATCGGCCAGCTTCACCCGGCGCAATCAACCCAGGAGTTTGCCTGCGAAACACTGCTCGATTACCAGACGTCGGTGCTGGTCCGCCAGGGCCATGCCCGGCAGAACGCTCGATCGATCCATGAACTGCTGGAGGAAAACTGGACGCTGAACTACGCACCAGACGGACACGACGGGCTGATGCAGGAGTTGTTCTGGCAACACGGCGCGCAGATCGATGAGAACCGTATCGTCCGCGCCCACTCACTGGCGATCCTGCAGATGATGGTCGAGCGGGCCGACATGTGCACCTGGGGCCCGTCCATCGTCAGTATTGCCCCGCCCTTCCTCGGTCGAGTGGTTTCTCTGCCGCTGACTGAACAGTTCGAACCGCGACAGTTGAGCATCGTGACACGCCGCAACGGTGCACTGAGCAATCCGGCGCAGTGCTTCACCGATTGCCTGTTGCAGGTCATTCGGCGCCATGCCCGTTCGGCCAAAAAGGAAGACCTACAACTGTTTGAAACCCTGCGGCTGCGGGTTTGA
- a CDS encoding NAD(P)H-binding protein has protein sequence MKALIFGATGMVGQGVLRESLLAADVEQVVVVGRTAVETTDPKLQSLVVPDLTRLGAVETQLQGFDACFFCLGVSSSGMDEAQYSRLTYDLTLAVAEGLARLNPNMTFVYVSGAGTDSSEKGKSMWARVKGRTENALQRLPFKAVYLFRPGVIQPLNGAVSKTSAYRWTYIVMGPLLPLLRRLFPRHVLTTVSVGQAMLGVVRKGYTTAVMEAADIQAAALRG, from the coding sequence ATGAAAGCACTGATCTTCGGCGCCACCGGCATGGTCGGCCAAGGCGTACTGCGCGAAAGCCTGCTCGCGGCGGATGTCGAGCAGGTGGTCGTCGTCGGCCGAACGGCGGTCGAGACGACGGACCCCAAGCTGCAATCGCTGGTGGTGCCGGACTTGACCCGGCTAGGTGCGGTCGAAACGCAACTGCAAGGCTTCGACGCCTGCTTTTTCTGCCTGGGCGTTTCATCGTCCGGGATGGATGAAGCACAGTATTCACGCCTTACCTACGACCTGACCCTGGCAGTGGCCGAGGGGTTGGCGCGGCTCAATCCGAACATGACCTTTGTGTACGTCTCGGGCGCTGGCACTGACAGTTCTGAAAAGGGCAAAAGCATGTGGGCGCGGGTCAAGGGGCGTACCGAGAACGCCTTGCAGCGCTTGCCGTTCAAAGCGGTTTACCTGTTTCGACCGGGGGTGATCCAGCCGTTGAATGGTGCGGTCTCCAAGACTTCGGCGTATCGCTGGACTTACATCGTGATGGGGCCGTTGTTGCCGCTTTTGAGACGGCTATTTCCGCGGCATGTGCTGACTACCGTTTCGGTTGGGCAGGCGATGTTGGGGGTTGTCAGAAAGGGTTATACGACTGCTGTGATGGAAGCGGCGGATATTCAGGCTGCGGCGCTCAGGGGTTAG
- a CDS encoding branched-chain amino acid ABC transporter permease gives MTFFFETLLGGLLAGTMYSLVAIGFVLIYKASGVFNFAQGSMLLFAALTFVSLHDQGVPFALALLLTVLVMIIGALLIERLVLRPLVNRSQITLFMATLGLSFIIEGLAQGLMGSQVRALDLGIDDVPIFIGGMMVSQFDLIAAAAAIVLVTVLALLFNKTRIGVSLRAVADDTTAALSIGINLNRIWQIVWAVAGVVGLVAGLLWGARQGVQFSLSLVVLKALPVLIIGGFTSIGGAIVGGLIVGASENLAEVYIGPLIGGGITPWFAYVLALAFLYIRPAGLFGERAIERV, from the coding sequence ATGACGTTCTTCTTCGAAACCCTGCTCGGCGGCTTGCTCGCCGGGACCATGTATTCGCTGGTCGCCATTGGTTTTGTGCTGATCTACAAGGCCAGCGGTGTATTCAATTTCGCCCAGGGCTCGATGCTGCTGTTCGCCGCACTGACCTTCGTCAGCCTGCACGACCAGGGTGTGCCGTTCGCGTTGGCACTATTGCTGACCGTGCTGGTGATGATCATCGGCGCGCTGCTGATCGAACGACTGGTGCTGCGGCCCCTGGTCAATCGCTCGCAGATAACCCTGTTTATGGCGACGCTGGGGCTGTCGTTCATCATCGAAGGCTTGGCTCAAGGACTGATGGGTTCGCAAGTGCGAGCACTGGATCTGGGTATCGACGATGTGCCGATTTTCATCGGCGGGATGATGGTCAGCCAGTTCGACCTGATCGCCGCAGCCGCCGCCATCGTGCTGGTGACGGTGCTGGCGTTGCTGTTCAACAAGACCCGGATCGGCGTGTCCCTGCGCGCCGTGGCGGATGACACCACCGCCGCGTTGTCGATTGGCATCAACCTCAATCGGATCTGGCAGATCGTCTGGGCGGTGGCCGGCGTGGTCGGGCTGGTGGCCGGGTTGCTCTGGGGCGCTCGGCAAGGGGTGCAGTTTTCCCTGTCGCTGGTGGTACTCAAGGCCTTGCCGGTGTTGATCATTGGCGGCTTCACCTCGATTGGCGGGGCGATTGTCGGCGGGCTGATTGTCGGTGCGTCGGAGAACCTCGCCGAGGTCTACATCGGCCCGCTGATTGGCGGCGGCATCACGCCGTGGTTCGCCTATGTCTTGGCCTTGGCCTTCCTGTACATCCGTCCCGCCGGCCTGTTCGGCGAGCGCGCCATCGAGCGAGTCTGA
- a CDS encoding ABC transporter ATP-binding protein gives MSQAASDIAANDLLQVKDIEVIYDGAILAVAGVSLTVPKGGIVALLGANGAGKSTTLKAISGLVRAERAEVSRGSIEFLGRDTAGVDPSVRVRQGMVHVLEGRHVFPQLTVEDNLRSGGFVRRLSRQDMARDLERIYAWFPRLKTKRKTQAGLTSGGEQQMVAIGRALMTRPTLVLLDEPSMGLAPIIVQEIFEIVAQLNRDEQVSFLIAEQNINVALKYASHAYVLDTGRVVLSGSAEALLARGDLHDFYLGKH, from the coding sequence ATGAGCCAGGCCGCCAGTGACATTGCTGCCAATGACCTGTTGCAGGTCAAAGACATCGAAGTGATCTACGACGGCGCGATCCTGGCCGTGGCCGGGGTGTCGCTGACGGTGCCCAAGGGCGGTATCGTCGCTTTGCTGGGGGCCAACGGCGCGGGCAAAAGCACCACGCTCAAGGCGATTTCCGGGCTGGTGCGGGCCGAACGCGCGGAAGTCAGTCGCGGCAGCATCGAGTTTCTCGGCCGCGACACGGCGGGCGTCGATCCGAGCGTGCGGGTGCGCCAAGGCATGGTCCATGTGCTGGAAGGCCGACACGTGTTCCCGCAGTTGACCGTCGAGGACAACCTGCGCAGCGGCGGGTTTGTTCGGCGTTTGAGTCGCCAGGACATGGCCCGGGACCTGGAGCGGATCTACGCCTGGTTCCCCCGGCTGAAAACCAAGCGCAAGACCCAGGCCGGGCTGACATCCGGGGGCGAGCAGCAGATGGTTGCCATCGGTCGCGCGTTGATGACACGTCCTACTTTGGTACTGCTTGATGAACCATCGATGGGTTTGGCGCCTATTATCGTCCAGGAGATTTTCGAGATCGTCGCCCAGCTCAATCGCGACGAACAGGTGAGCTTCCTGATTGCCGAGCAAAACATTAATGTGGCGCTCAAGTACGCCTCCCATGCCTACGTGCTCGATACCGGGCGGGTCGTGTTGTCCGGCAGCGCCGAGGCACTGCTGGCCCGTGGCGATTTGCACGACTTCTACCTGGGTAAACACTGA
- a CDS encoding ABC transporter ATP-binding protein, translating to MSSTDSILQVSGISLSFKGVKAINDLSFDVRKGEICALIGPNGAGKSSLLNVLNGVYRFDAGSIVFEQQPFKRIDPLSAARRGIGRTFQNNALFKKMSVIDNILTGLSRHLRSSFIEQALNLPRARREAEDFRQQAQGILEFLELQAHRDVPVGNLSYGLQKRVELGRALIAGPRLLLLDEPMAGMNAEEKQEMARFIADINRDLGTTVVLIEHDMSVVMSLSDHVVVLDYGRKVGDGTPAEVQADPEVIAAYLGVVH from the coding sequence ATGAGCTCGACCGATTCCATCCTGCAAGTCAGCGGCATCTCCTTGTCGTTTAAAGGCGTGAAGGCGATCAACGATTTGTCCTTCGACGTGCGCAAGGGCGAGATCTGCGCGCTGATCGGCCCCAACGGCGCGGGCAAGAGTTCGCTGCTCAACGTGTTGAACGGCGTGTATCGCTTTGATGCCGGCTCGATTGTCTTCGAGCAGCAGCCATTCAAACGCATCGACCCGCTGAGCGCCGCGCGCCGAGGCATCGGTCGCACGTTCCAGAACAACGCGCTGTTCAAGAAAATGAGCGTGATCGACAACATCCTCACCGGCCTGTCCCGGCACTTGCGCAGCAGTTTCATTGAGCAAGCCCTCAATCTGCCGCGTGCCCGTCGTGAAGCTGAAGACTTCCGTCAGCAGGCCCAAGGCATTCTCGAATTTCTCGAACTGCAAGCCCATCGCGACGTGCCGGTGGGCAATCTGTCCTACGGCCTGCAAAAGCGCGTGGAGCTGGGCCGTGCCTTGATCGCCGGGCCACGCCTGTTGCTGCTGGACGAACCGATGGCCGGGATGAACGCCGAAGAGAAACAGGAAATGGCCCGCTTCATCGCCGACATCAACCGCGACCTCGGCACCACCGTGGTCTTGATCGAACACGACATGAGTGTGGTCATGAGCCTGTCCGATCACGTGGTGGTACTCGATTACGGGCGCAAGGTCGGCGATGGCACGCCCGCCGAAGTGCAAGCCGATCCCGAAGTAATCGCGGCGTATCTGGGAGTGGTGCATTGA
- a CDS encoding ABC transporter substrate-binding protein encodes MNKMIAAVSLVCLTASSLAGAADWSGKVLKLGVDPTYPPLEYKNQDGTLTGFGVDIAEALCAELKARCVWVESSWDGMIPALLARKFDAVASSMTVTPKRLEQIAFTDKVSNAPARLVVKRGSGLLPTLESLKGKRIGVEQGSTQEAYAKAVWGSKGVDVLSYQNQDQVYADLVVGRLDASLQGAIQASYGFLGTTAGKDYEFSGATLDDPGFFGVGDGIGLRKSDVELREDLNKALATILANGTYARINKKYFDFDVYGAK; translated from the coding sequence ATGAACAAGATGATTGCGGCTGTTTCATTGGTTTGCCTGACGGCATCGAGCCTGGCCGGTGCGGCCGACTGGTCTGGCAAAGTCCTGAAACTGGGCGTCGACCCGACGTACCCGCCGCTGGAATACAAAAACCAGGACGGCACGCTGACTGGCTTCGGAGTCGATATCGCCGAAGCGCTGTGCGCCGAGCTTAAAGCCCGCTGCGTCTGGGTTGAAAGCAGCTGGGACGGGATGATCCCGGCGTTGCTGGCGCGCAAGTTCGACGCGGTGGCGTCGTCGATGACCGTGACGCCCAAGCGCCTGGAGCAGATTGCGTTTACCGACAAAGTCTCCAACGCGCCGGCACGACTGGTGGTCAAGCGGGGATCGGGTTTGTTGCCGACCCTCGAATCGCTTAAGGGCAAACGTATTGGCGTGGAGCAGGGCTCGACCCAGGAGGCGTATGCCAAAGCCGTCTGGGGTTCCAAGGGTGTGGACGTTCTGTCCTATCAGAATCAGGACCAGGTGTACGCCGACCTGGTGGTGGGACGACTCGATGCCTCGCTGCAGGGCGCCATTCAGGCCAGTTACGGCTTCCTGGGTACAACGGCGGGCAAGGACTATGAATTTTCCGGCGCGACACTGGATGATCCGGGCTTTTTCGGCGTCGGTGACGGCATCGGCTTGCGCAAGAGCGATGTCGAGTTACGCGAGGATCTGAACAAGGCGCTGGCGACCATTCTGGCTAACGGCACTTACGCGCGGATCAACAAAAAGTACTTCGACTTCGACGTCTACGGCGCGAAATAA
- a CDS encoding acyl-CoA synthetase, giving the protein MSVHELKRPPSADTAEWQVKAPQALEQLRHWSRVSPLQTALRHKRHGQWFVWRWIDALRDVERLADGLRQQGFTEDSRLALSGAFEPDLLLLALAARHVGGEVLTLPDTLDAEALHKALWRSRPTHAFILGRQTQQLWLNQGQTMLNFAELLGPVEPPQRLRLGVNGAQLWSEEGTQWQDGLSVLLDQWLTSGQTLAFPESPGSASRDRREVAPSGLLLSAERLQRLADEIDSRLAPLGTWRRRLCDWAIAHPEKGLQRLIKNRVRRLLGFHNLHFIWQATRTPDAQPAPTWLAEFKRDIA; this is encoded by the coding sequence ATGAGCGTGCATGAACTCAAACGTCCGCCCAGTGCGGACACCGCCGAGTGGCAGGTCAAGGCGCCCCAGGCCCTGGAGCAATTGCGCCATTGGAGTCGGGTCAGTCCGTTGCAAACGGCGCTGCGGCACAAGCGTCATGGCCAGTGGTTTGTCTGGCGCTGGATCGATGCCTTGCGCGATGTCGAGCGTCTGGCCGATGGGTTGCGCCAGCAAGGGTTTACTGAAGACTCGCGGCTGGCCCTGAGCGGTGCCTTTGAACCGGATCTGTTGCTGCTGGCATTGGCTGCCCGGCATGTCGGCGGTGAAGTGCTGACGCTGCCCGACACCCTCGACGCCGAAGCTCTGCATAAAGCGCTGTGGCGCAGCCGTCCGACTCACGCTTTTATCCTGGGGCGGCAGACGCAGCAACTGTGGCTCAACCAAGGCCAAACGATGTTGAACTTCGCTGAGCTGCTTGGCCCGGTAGAACCACCACAACGCCTGCGCCTCGGCGTCAATGGCGCCCAACTCTGGAGCGAAGAGGGCACCCAATGGCAGGACGGCCTCAGCGTGTTGCTCGATCAATGGCTGACCAGCGGCCAAACCCTGGCGTTCCCGGAAAGCCCCGGCAGCGCGAGCCGTGATCGCCGGGAAGTTGCTCCGTCCGGGTTGCTGCTCTCCGCCGAACGCCTGCAACGGCTAGCCGATGAAATCGACAGCCGCCTCGCACCGCTGGGCACCTGGCGCCGCCGCCTCTGTGACTGGGCCATCGCCCATCCCGAGAAAGGCCTGCAACGGCTGATCAAAAACCGTGTTCGCCGATTGCTGGGCTTCCACAACCTGCATTTCATCTGGCAAGCCACCCGCACCCCCGACGCTCAACCCGCGCCGACCTGGCTCGCCGAATTCAAACGGGACATCGCATGA
- a CDS encoding NUDIX hydrolase, producing the protein MRQRNAARLLVINPVNQVLLFRFQHKGDALDGRDYWATPGGGVEDGETFEAAAIRELREETGLQVDSVGACVGERHFSMMLPSGEKVLSVERYFVVRADGELLSRDGWTVDEARVMTEHKWWSVTELQATRETVWPERLIEMLSNA; encoded by the coding sequence ATGCGCCAACGCAACGCCGCCAGACTCCTCGTCATCAACCCCGTCAATCAAGTCCTGTTGTTTCGCTTCCAGCACAAGGGCGATGCCCTCGATGGTCGCGACTATTGGGCAACACCCGGTGGTGGTGTTGAGGATGGTGAAACCTTCGAAGCTGCAGCGATTCGTGAACTGCGTGAAGAAACCGGCTTGCAAGTCGACAGCGTGGGCGCTTGCGTGGGTGAACGGCATTTTTCGATGATGTTGCCCAGCGGTGAAAAGGTCTTGTCCGTGGAACGCTATTTTGTGGTTCGCGCCGACGGCGAACTGCTGTCCCGCGACGGCTGGACGGTCGACGAAGCCCGGGTAATGACCGAGCACAAGTGGTGGTCCGTGACCGAACTGCAAGCAACCCGCGAAACGGTGTGGCCGGAGCGCTTGATCGAAATGCTCAGTAACGCCTGA
- a CDS encoding DUF3087 domain-containing protein yields MFEIQPMNAETFRRQTRRSTVIIALIFLALAMVLSTAAVALFGEPGGDNLRFNVGGVFVAVLLMAALMRGKFWHQAWMAPAVYGWRLKRSLMRVTNVMHQVTAAVEKDDPNAMKLLRFYHLGLNQMHELDGNSSDHSQLIREMDKHKERMEALGLDIEQMQLNPAWLEALKKTPA; encoded by the coding sequence ATGTTCGAAATCCAGCCGATGAATGCCGAAACCTTTCGACGCCAGACCCGGCGCAGCACGGTGATCATCGCCCTGATTTTCCTGGCGCTGGCGATGGTGTTGTCGACCGCGGCCGTGGCGCTGTTCGGTGAGCCCGGCGGTGACAATCTGCGGTTCAATGTTGGTGGCGTGTTTGTCGCGGTGCTGCTGATGGCGGCGCTGATGCGCGGCAAGTTCTGGCACCAGGCGTGGATGGCCCCGGCCGTCTACGGCTGGCGGCTCAAGCGCAGTCTGATGCGCGTCACCAACGTCATGCACCAGGTGACGGCGGCGGTGGAGAAGGACGATCCGAACGCCATGAAGCTGCTGCGCTTCTACCATCTGGGGTTGAACCAGATGCACGAACTGGACGGCAACTCCAGCGATCACAGCCAGTTGATCCGCGAGATGGATAAACACAAGGAGCGGATGGAAGCGTTAGGTCTCGACATCGAGCAAATGCAACTGAACCCGGCGTGGCTCGAAGCCTTGAAGAAAACCCCCGCCTGA
- a CDS encoding branched-chain amino acid ABC transporter permease, which yields MSISLTRETAPSVLIQRRVPFGLLGLLLIAFVIVPLTGNDYWLNAILIPFLVLSLAGLGLNLLTGYTGQTSVGAAGFMAVGAFATYGFLLRLPELGLPVALLGGGLISAVVGFVFGLPSSRIKGFYLMVTTLAAQFFLEWLFVKFPWFYNYGSSGTISAPKLALFGHDLNTPVGRYLLTLTTVLLLTWVAINLVKSQIGRNWMAIRDMDTAAAVIGIPVVRYKHLAFAVSSFYLGIAGALWAFAYLGTASASSFDINRSFQILFIIIIGGMGSIAGNFVGAAFISLLPILLSHAGQALFGGSVDAGQLQNLQKIIFGVLIILFLIKEPEGLIRLLSNLRERLSHWPLRF from the coding sequence ATGTCGATTTCCCTTACCCGCGAAACCGCGCCGTCGGTGCTGATCCAGCGGCGTGTACCGTTTGGATTGCTGGGCCTGTTGTTGATCGCTTTCGTGATCGTGCCGCTGACCGGCAACGACTATTGGCTGAACGCGATTTTGATTCCTTTTTTGGTGCTGTCCCTGGCCGGGCTCGGCCTCAACCTGCTGACCGGTTACACCGGCCAGACCTCGGTCGGTGCGGCCGGGTTTATGGCGGTCGGCGCCTTCGCCACCTACGGTTTTCTGCTGCGACTGCCCGAATTGGGCTTGCCGGTCGCGCTATTGGGCGGCGGATTGATCAGCGCCGTAGTGGGTTTCGTCTTTGGCCTGCCGAGTTCGCGGATCAAAGGCTTTTACCTGATGGTCACGACGCTGGCGGCGCAATTCTTCCTCGAATGGCTGTTCGTCAAATTTCCCTGGTTCTACAACTACGGCTCCTCCGGGACCATTTCCGCACCAAAACTGGCGCTGTTCGGCCATGACCTGAACACGCCCGTCGGCCGTTATCTGCTGACGCTGACGACGGTGCTGCTGTTGACCTGGGTTGCGATCAACCTGGTGAAAAGCCAGATCGGCCGCAACTGGATGGCGATCCGCGACATGGACACTGCCGCCGCCGTGATCGGCATTCCGGTAGTGCGTTACAAGCATCTGGCGTTCGCCGTCAGCTCGTTCTACCTCGGCATCGCCGGGGCGTTGTGGGCCTTCGCCTACCTGGGCACCGCCAGCGCCAGCAGCTTCGATATCAATCGGTCGTTCCAGATCCTCTTCATCATCATTATCGGTGGCATGGGCAGCATTGCCGGCAACTTCGTCGGCGCGGCGTTTATCAGTTTGCTGCCGATCCTGCTCAGCCACGCCGGGCAAGCCTTGTTCGGCGGGTCGGTGGACGCCGGGCAACTGCAAAACCTGCAAAAAATCATATTCGGCGTGCTGATCATCCTGTTCCTGATCAAGGAACCGGAAGGCCTGATTCGCCTGCTGAGCAATCTTCGTGAACGGCTGAGTCACTGGCCGCTGCGCTTCTGA